A stretch of the Aspergillus puulaauensis MK2 DNA, chromosome 6, nearly complete sequence genome encodes the following:
- a CDS encoding amidohydrolase family protein (COG:S;~EggNog:ENOG410PH20;~InterPro:IPR006680,IPR032466,IPR032465;~PFAM:PF04909;~go_function: GO:0016787 - hydrolase activity [Evidence IEA];~go_function: GO:0016831 - carboxy-lyase activity [Evidence IEA]), with translation MHPIGTIAVEEAVISPDTAWLLDECQRILTPGNAGRPAIEAHKTRLMDIHGSRLEAMDAEGVEFMLLSLTSPGCQGIHDQQLAEKSATDFNNWLAGEIAKNPSRFGGLAALSMHDPNQAAVELERAVKDLKFSGGIVNDYQGTGNDGLTKLYYDTPFYDPFWKKVEELDVPIYFHPRYPTEKEVDTDDYAYGSRMHLLGAGVQFHLDLSFHIYAMCSSGIFDRFPDVKIVVGHLGENIPFNLWRASHWYNKPSKKIARPSKHDYKYYFAHNVFITTSGNFSTPGLKFCVEELGVGRCLFSIDTPYDQIEEAQAWWRTVDLDGSQKEQIGRENAIRLFKLPLKI, from the exons ATGCATCCCATAGGCACCATAGCCGTCGAAGAAGCGGTGATCAGCCCCGATACAGCATGGCTTCTAGATGAATGCCAGCGAATCCTGACGCCAGGTAATGCAGGTAGACCAGCGATTGAAGCCCACAAGACCCGTTTGATGGATATTCACGGCTCGCGtctggaggcgatggatGCAGAGGGTGTCGAATTTATGCTCTTGTCCCTCACAAGCCCAGGCTGTCAAGGAATCCACGACCAACAACTGGCGGAGAAATCCGCGACCGACTTTAACAACTGGCTGGCAGGAGAGATTGCCAAGAATCCTAGTCGTTTCGGTGGATTGGCAGCATTGTCCATGCATGATCCCAACCAGGCTGCCGTCGAACTAGAACGAGCTGTCAAGGATCTGAAGTTTTCCGGAGGCATCGTGAATGACTACCAGGGCACTGGAAACGACGGCCTGACAAAGCTGTACTACGATACCCCCTTTTATGACCCATtttggaagaaggttgaagaGCTTGACGTGCCGATTTACTTTCACCCGAGATATCCAACTGAAAAGGAAGTCGACACGGACGATTATGCTTACGGTTCTCGCATGCACCTGCTAGGTGCTGGTGTTCAATTCCACTTGGATCTATCTTTCCATATCTATGCTATGTGCTCTTCAG GCATTTTTGATCGATTTCCCGATGTGAAAATCGTGGTCGGACATCTTGGGGAGAA CATTCCTTTTAACCTTTGGAGAGCCTCACACTGGTACAACAAGCCCAGCAAGAAAATTGCTCGCCCATCAAAACACGACTACAAATATTATTTCGCCCACAACGTTTTCATCACTACCTCGGGAAACTTTTCAACCCCTGGTCTGAAATTCTGTGTTGAGGAGTTGGGCGTGGGAAGATGTTTATTCTCCATCG ACACGCCCTATGACCAGATCGAAGAGGCCCAGGCATGGTGGAGAACGGTGGATCTTGACGGCAGTCAAAAAGAGCAGATTGGTCGCGAGAATGCCATCAGATTATTCAAGCTTCCTTTGAAGATCTAG
- a CDS encoding uncharacterized protein (COG:T;~EggNog:ENOG410PNN5;~InterPro:IPR004839,IPR015424,IPR015421;~go_function: GO:0003824 - catalytic activity [Evidence IEA];~go_function: GO:0030170 - pyridoxal phosphate binding [Evidence IEA];~go_process: GO:0009058 - biosynthetic process [Evidence IEA]) has product MHPETNPGRYVSLGVAENTLMHEEIIEHMTKNLLVASGVGQAIELSGFCLLDKDDGVLLARPHYGNFPIDLGYRVGAKIIGVSFGETDPFVPETVGIDEKALADAQRPGIRVKAFLLCNPQNPLGRSYTREVLEAYKASVGISQLLR; this is encoded by the exons ATGCACCCGGAGACGAACCCTGGCAGATACGTTAGCTTGGGTGTTGCTGAGAAC ACTCTGATGCATGAGGAGATAATCGAGCATATGACCAAGAAT CTACTTGTCGCCTCTGGCGTGGGCCAGGCCATTGAGCTTTCCGGATTCTGTCTCCTCGACAAGGATGATGGCGTCCTGCTTGCCCGGCCGCACTATGGTAATTTCCCTATCGACTTGGGCTACCGAGTCGG AGCTAAGATTATTGGCGTTTCCTTTGGAGAAACGGATCCCTTCGTTCCTGAGACGGTGGGCATTGACGAGAAGGCTCTCGCGGATGCCCAACGTCCAGGCATTCGTGTCAAGGCCTTTTTGCTATGTAACCCGCAGAACCCCTTAG GTCGTTCCTACACTCGTGAGGTTCTCGAGGCGTATAAGGCCTCTGTTGGAATATCCCAGTTACTGAGATAA
- a CDS encoding uncharacterized protein (COG:G;~EggNog:ENOG410PIVW;~InterPro:IPR005829,IPR005828,IPR036259,IPR020846;~PFAM:PF00083,PF07690;~TransMembrane:12 (i21-39o76-94i106-128o134-151i163-181o193-215i283-309o315-338i345-366o378-403i415-437o449-467i);~go_component: GO:0016021 - integral component of membrane [Evidence IEA];~go_function: GO:0022857 - transmembrane transporter activity [Evidence IEA];~go_process: GO:0055085 - transmembrane transport [Evidence IEA]) — MVVNRVLTSETNILSLIRTESRLVCISIFIALAQFQYGYDSAAVSGFQSMPGFLKVFGYLDPGTALGYNISTSVQTLVQSLMQVGGLLSCLVIFKYGAYISNKGGLWAGSAFSVLAIILQISSTHLGALYAGRLFLGISNGLFLTYSATYLGEIASAHLRGSAVGLVTFQTSFGALIGILVDNYTTRYTSRAAYQIPLGVMFVVPALLSIGLLFLPESPRHYVRLGLDEKAEDSIRVLRGVSDRDRLAAEVSSIKEAWVFESEAGQSVRMTDAFRRPDIKRTILSLCASVGQTASGIIFFSGFSVYFYAEAGVTNYFVWVMMSLAIALTGNMGAFVVMRFVERRILLGTCSALNAAVMFSIAAVYTRLSVESYTAARILVAMGTLFTWLYGIGQGPVLWALTVELPSQRLRSKTVGLATGFNYIFGWVATYCTPYFINPGALNWGPKYCYIWGASNVILALWAFTMVPNLKGRSLEDISTSLVSLPATKSAESGVVVDHCEDASRE, encoded by the exons ATGGTCGTGAATAGGGTTTTGACCTCTGAGACGAATATTCTCTCGTTGATCCGGACGGAGAGTCGATTGGTTTGTATATCCATATTCATTGCCTTGGCCCAATTCCAATATGGCTACGACTCTGCCGCCGTCTCGGGCTTCCAGAGCATGCCGGGATTCCTCAAAGTTTTCGGCTATTTAGAT CCTGGAACTGCTTTAGGTTACAACATCAGCACGTCAGTTCAGACCCTTGTACAGAGCCTGATGCAAGTCGGTGGGCTCTTGTCAtgcctcgtcatcttcaagTATGGTGCCTACATCAGCAACAAAGGAGGACTGTGGGCTGGATCCGCTTTTTCTGTGCTTGCAATCATCCTACAGATAAGCAGTACCCACCTTGGGGCGCTCTATGCGGGACGACTGTTTCTTGGTATCTCCAACGGCTTATTCCTAACCTACTCTGCAACCTACCTGGGAGAGATCGCATCTGCCCATCTACGTGGCTCTGCCGTGGGATTAGTCACCTTTCAGACCTCTTTTGGGGCACTGATTGGTATTCTGGTTGATAATTACACGACGAGATATACATCCCGTGCAGCATATCAGATCCCGCTGGGCGTCATGTTCGTGGTTCCGGCGCTGCTGTCGATAGGATTGCTCTTCTTACCGGAGAGTCCGCGGCACTATGTGCGTCTCGGGTTAGACGAAAAAGCAGAAGACTCAATTCGAGTGCTGAGGGGTGTTTCCGACCGGGATCGACTTGCAGCCGAGGTCTCTAGCATCAAAGAAGCATGGGTCTTTGAGAGCGAAGCTGGCCAGTCTGTACGCATGACTGACGCTTTCAGACGCCCGGATATCAAGCGCACAATCCTTAGCCTTTGTGCTAGTGTCGGACAGACGGCGAGCGgaattatattcttttccGGTTTCTCCGTCTACTTCTACGCCGAGGCTGGAGTCACCAATTATTTTGTCTGGGTCATGATGAGCTTGGCAATTGCCCTTACAGGAAATATGGGCGCTTTTGTTGTCATGAGATTTGTTGAGCGACGAATCTTACTTGGAACGTGCTCAGCCCTCAACGCAGCAGTAATGTTTTCTATCGCTGCTGTATACACCAGACTGAGCGTTGAATCATATACGGCGGCACGAATTCTGGTGGCAATGGGCACCCTTTTCACCTGGCTTTATGGCATTGGACAGGGGCCTGTTCTGTGGGCCCTTACAGTCGAGCTTCCATCGCAACGTCTGAGATCAAAGACTGTGGGTCTTGCAACCGGCTTTAACTATATTTTTGGTTGGGTTGCGACCTACTGCACTCCGTATTTTATTAACCCGGGAGCACTGAACTGGGGCCCGAAATATTGTTATATTTGGGGTGCCAGTAATGTGATCCTGGCTCTTTGGGCCTTTACTATGGTGCCAAACCTGAAGGGGAGGAGTTTGGAGGATATTTCCACCTCGCTGGTGTCTCTTCCCGCGACCAAGAGTGCGGAGTCGGGAGTTGTCGTAGATCATTGCGAGGACGCGAGTCGCGAATAA
- a CDS encoding fungal specific transcription factor domain-containing protein (COG:S;~EggNog:ENOG410PMT6;~InterPro:IPR007219;~TransMembrane:1 (o225-242i);~go_function: GO:0003677 - DNA binding [Evidence IEA];~go_function: GO:0008270 - zinc ion binding [Evidence IEA];~go_process: GO:0006351 - transcription, DNA-templated [Evidence IEA]): MQSHGFSNPAYLYTSLAVQIACSLGMHRDKYCAAYGLVEKEHARRLWWSLVVFDQDLSQRLGKPSATTDSWETCLPSELILSAGAFTPSEYLAACGSLSQLAKGVRKRLYSNSSVQMGTLQSIINSLTSWEVSLPPHLRLSVPTAPLLRRPISIIHLRYHHIQLLVGRPVILYQLLRQQKEQGPPESSFLNEITVLSLNSAEQMLEILERMVLDNFDSKIIALDFYYALDILQIFLSIFALTKAEKQLENISKCMKVLQAIGSAGFGEKILSEVLFQLMEWGLFPHHPEPLQFL; the protein is encoded by the exons ATGCAGTCACATGGATTTTCCAACCCTGCGTACCTCTATACTAGCCTCGCGGTACAGATTGCCTGTTCTCTTGGCATGCACCGTGACAAATACTGCGCTGCGTACGGCTTGGTAGAGAAAGAACATGCGCGTCGTCTATGGTGGTCGCTGGTTGTCTTTGACCAAGACTTGTCACAGAGGCTGGGAAAACCATCTGCAACCACTGATTCGTGGGAAACTTGCCTCCCCTCCGAACTG ATTCTCTCGGCTGGTGCATTCACCCCGTCCGAATATCTAGCTGCTTGTGGCAGTCTCAGCCAATTGGCGAAAGGAGTTCGAAAACGCCTTTACAGTAACTCCTCCGTACAGATGGGAACGCTCCAATCCATCATCAACTCGCTTACAAGCTGGGAAGTTTCACTCCCACCTCACCTAAGACTGTCAGTTCCCACTGCACCTCTACTGCGTCGACCCATCTCCATTATACATCTCAGATACCATCACATCCAGCTACTGGTGGGTCGACCTGTTATCCTATACCAGCTTTTACGTCAACAAAAGGAACAAGGACCTCCTGAGTCCTCCTTTCTCAACGAAATCACAGTCTTATCTTTAAATTCCGCTGAGCAAATGCTAGAAATTCTGGAAAGAATGGTCCTCGACAATTTTGATTCAAAGATAATTGCTCTGGACTTTTACTACGCTCTTGACATCCTCCAGATCTTTCTATCAATTTTCGCCCTAACAAAGGCCGAAAAGCAGTTGGAGAATATCTCCAAGTGTATGAAAGTGCTGCAAGCGATTGGAAGTGCAGGTTTTGGAGAGAAGATCCTTTCTGAggtcctcttccagctgATGGAATGGGGTCTGTTTCCACATCATCCGGAGCCTTTGCAGTTTCTTTAA
- a CDS encoding aldehyde dehydrogenase family protein (COG:C;~EggNog:ENOG410PUP5;~InterPro:IPR015590,IPR029510,IPR016161,IPR016162, IPR016163;~PFAM:PF00171;~go_function: GO:0016491 - oxidoreductase activity [Evidence IEA];~go_function: GO:0016620 - oxidoreductase activity, acting on the aldehyde or oxo group of donors, NAD or NADP as acceptor [Evidence IEA];~go_process: GO:0055114 - oxidation-reduction process [Evidence IEA]) produces the protein MTLTQIPKVKSFETRLFINGKFVNSSDGGTFPLISPTTNEKFAEVSEATEDDTNRAVAAAKAAFPAWSALSPRERGSYLKKLASLCLGAHDELAELEALSMGRPVSGYFESFAAADNLNHYAESGYQVLGTSSVNTPEFVNMTLRHPYGVVAAIIPWNVPVLFLINKAAPALITGNTVVVKSSEKAPLTCAKIATLIERVGFPPGVFNIISGHGQISGNVLSHHMDVRVISFTGSGRTGRLIQAAAAKSNLKNVILELGGKSPAVIFEDADIERAVKETKHSIQWNSGQVCMANSRIYVQESIASTFIEMFYKSFADVKSGDPLLPDTNHGPQADAMQFKQVQAYIEEAKTVGKMTLGAEPFGRQDGFFVRPTVFLETPENTRVMKEEIFGPVVHINTFRDEEEVIAKANDTEFGLYASVYTNDISRALRMVKKFESGTVGVNCTSPASAHDMPFGGYKASGIGREGWTVSMSNYLETKTVLIRVPSLGG, from the exons ATGACATTGACGCAAATCCCGAAGGTTAAGTCTTTCGAGACACGCCTCTTCATCAATGGAAAG TTTGTAAATTCATCTGATGGGGGAACATTCCCGTTGATttctccaacaacaaacgAGAAATTTGCCGAAG TGTCCGAGGCAACCGAGGATGACACAAATCGCGCAGTGGCCGCTGCAAAAGCAGCGTTTCCAGCCTGGTCTGCTCTGTCTCCACGGGAGAGGGGTTCCTATCTCAAGAAGCTGGCCTCACTCTGTCTCGGAGCCCATGATGAGCTGGCTGAACTAGAGGCACTCTCCATGGGTCGCCCTGTATCGGGGTATTTCGAGAGTTTTGCTGCCGCCGACAATCTGAATCACTATGCAGAGTCAGGTTACCAAGTTCTGGGAACATCGAGTGTAAACACTCCTGAGTTCGTCAATATGACCCTGCGCCACCCGTACGGTGTTGTTGCCGCTATTATTCCTTGGAATGTACCGGTCTTGTTCTTGATCAACAAAGCGGCACCGGCTCTCATTACTGGGAATACTGTGGTTGTAAAGAGCAGTGAGAAGGCTCCCCTTACG TGCGCTAAGATTGCCACCCTTATTGAAAGGGTCGGATTCCCGCCTGGTGTGTTTAATATCATATCCGGACACGGACAAATCAGTGGAAATGTTCTATCTCATCACATGGATGTCCGTGTGATCAGCTTTACAGGATCCGGCAGAACCGGCCGTCTCATCcaagctgcagctgcaaagTCTAATCTTAAGAATGTTATTTTGGAGCTTGGCGGGAAATCCCCAGCAGTGATATTCGAAGATGCCGATATCGAAAGAGCGGTCAAAGAAACTAAACATAGCATTCAATGGAATAGTGGTCAGGTGTGTATGGCCAACTCCCGCATCTATGTGCAGGAGTCTATTGCTTCAACTTTCATCGAAATGTTCTATAAGAGCTTCGCCGACGTGAAAAGCGGCGATCCTCTGCTTCCAGACACGAACCATGGCCCGCAGGCGGATGCAATGCAGTTCAAGCAAGTGCAAGCTTATATTGAGGAAGCTAAGACAGTCGGAAAGATGACTCTTGGAGCAGAGCCATTTGGACGTCAGGATGGTTTCTTCGTGCGACCTACCGTGTTCTTAGAAACGCCAGAGAACACGAgggtgatgaaggaggagatatTTGGCCCGGTGGTACATATCAACACCTtccgcgatgaagaagaggtaaTCGCCAAGGCGAATGACACCGAATTCGGGCTATATGCTTCGGTCTACACAAATGACATCAGCCGGGCTCTGAGAATGGTGAAGAAGTTTGAATCCGGGACTGTTGGGGTGAATTGCACCAGCCCGGCCAGTGCTCACGATATGCCATTTGGAGGATACAAAGCCAGTGGAATTGGTAGGGAAGGTTGGACTGTCAGCATGTCTAATTACTTGGAAACTAAGACCGTTCTGATACGGGTTCCATCATTGGGGGGCTAA
- a CDS encoding nuclear transport factor 2 family protein (COG:S;~EggNog:ENOG410PKZD;~InterPro:IPR037401,IPR032710;~PFAM:PF13577) — MSDIGSASLVVQVKGLLEEVTALKAESEVRKLHHKYGYYLDKCLYKEASIHTVSELFADHPDTYVQFLNGRFTGKEGVQRLYAERFAGRFVAGRNGPIDGWLLDHLMAQDIVTFDASTGRAKARIRAFMCAGTHESMPSEFPGGHRQWFEGGLYENEYCIQDGVWKILRLRYYPFWHGTVETGWKNATNYVPLYKETFPVDPLGPDEVIPDEALWPDTRVVPFHYKHPVTGREVADGDMQAPKWMEDPSTAKPARTLTD, encoded by the exons ATGTCCGACATTGGTTCAGCGAGCCTGGTCGTACAGGTAAAGGGTCTTTTGGAGGAGGTCACCGCTTTAAAAG CCGAATCCGAGGTCAGAAAGCTACACCACAAGTATGGGTACTACTTAGATAAGTGCCTTTACAAAGAGGCGAGTATACATACA GTGAGTGAGCTCTTCGCCGACCACCCCGACACATACGTCCAGTTTTTGAACGGCCGCTTCACCGGAAAAGAAGGCGTTCAGCGCCTTTACGCGGAGCGGTTTGCCGGTCGTTTTGTTGCCGGTCGCAATGGCCCAATTGATGGCTGGCTGCTGGATCACCTGATGGCACAGGATATTGTCACCTTCGATGCCTCAACAGGTCGAGCAAAGGCTCGAATTCGCGCCTTCATGTGTGCCGGCACCCACGAATCGATGCCTTCCGAATTCCCAGGAGGTCACAGACAATGGTTCGAGGGGGGTTTATACGAGAATGAATACTGTATTCAGGATGGGGTGTGGAAGATCCTTCGCCTGCGATACTATCCATTCTGGCACGGGACTGTGGAGACGGGCTGGAAGAACGCGACCAACTATGTTCCTTTGTATAAAGAGACTTTCCCGGTGGATCCGCTGGGTCCAGACGAGGTGATTCCCGACGAGGCGCTTTGGCCTGATACGAGAGTGGTTCCTTTCCACTACAAACATCCTGTAACTGGCCGGGAGGTGGCGGACGGGGACATGCAGGCTCCGAAGTGGATGGAAGACCCAAGCACTGCTAAACCTGCAAGAACTCTGACAGATTAG
- a CDS encoding carotenoid oxygenase family protein (COG:Q;~EggNog:ENOG410PJZ5;~InterPro:IPR004294,IPR011047;~PFAM:PF03055;~go_function: GO:0016702 - oxidoreductase activity, acting on single donors with incorporation of molecular oxygen, incorporation of two atoms of oxygen [Evidence IEA];~go_process: GO:0055114 - oxidation-reduction process [Evidence IEA]), whose product MAHLYELANFVDAPYNNGWKEGDQAKYPNTPAFQGFNQPCRIEGEIADLQVDGMIPKEINGTFYRIQPDHRYPPSYEEDIHFSGDGSITAIRIQDGHVDFKQRYARTDRFLAETAARTSLFGKYRNPHTDSEAVKGVIRTVANTNIIFWRGMLLATKEDGPPYALDPVTLETIGRYDFEGQVRSPTFTAHPKFDPETGEMICFGYEAGGNGSDGSCDIVVYTIGADGKKTEEAWYKSPFCGMIHDCGISKNYLVLPMTPLKCSVDRLKSGGNHWAWDPQESQWYGIVPRRGGKPEDIVWLRAENGEISPRLFHIPILRRCAAFHGHVAGCYENEDGHIVFDITVSDGNVFFFFPPDEEQTSNLAARNRLQSVTHRWVFDPKSESGSYVQPEIRWNTNGEFSRIDDRFVTKMYNHFWQACIDGSREYDAAECGPPAGGLFNCLGHLTWDGQKEDVLWAGPRATFQEPTFIPKRNGGEGEGWIIALVNRLDVLRNDIVIVDALHVAKGPVAVIHLPLKLKLGLHGNFVDHRDILAWQQRRAPGGDVGPVQPAQKPLEWQLEFLKD is encoded by the exons ATGGCTCATCTTTATGAACTTGCGAACTTCGTTGACGCCCCATACAACAATGGCTGGAAAGAGGGCGACCAAGCCAAATATCCCAACACGCCAGCCTTTCAAGGATTCAATCAACCATGTCGAATTGAAGGCGAGATTGCCGACCTGCAGGTTGATGGTATGATCCCGAAGGAGATCAATGGCACATTCTATAGGATCCAACCAGATCACCGTTATCCTCCCTCATACGAAGAAGATATTCACTTCAGCGGAGATGGGAGCATAACCGCTATTCGCATTCAAGATGGGCATGTAGACTTTAAGCAGCGCTATGCCAGGACAGACAGGTTTCTAGCAGAAACAGCTGCCAGGACAAGCCTCTTTGGCAAATATCGCAATCCTCATACCGACTCGGAGGCGGTTAAGGGCGTGATCCGAACAGTCGCCAATACGAACATCATATTTTGGCGCGGAATGCTTTTAG CAACGAAAGAGGATGGACCGCCGTACGCGCTGGATCCTGTGACTTTGGAAACCATCGGGCGCTATGACTTCGAGGGCCAAGTTCGATCTCCGACATTCACGGCACATCCGAAATTTGATCCGGAGACGGGCGAAATGATCTGTTTTGGATATGAAGCAGGAGGGAACGGCTCTGACGGCTCTTGCGATATTGTCGTTTACACCATTGGTGCTGACGGTAAGAAGACCGAAGAAGCCTGGTACAAGTCCCCGTTCTGTGGCATGATCCACGATTGCGGCATTTCGAAGAATTATCTGGTTCTTCCGATGACGCCTTTGAAATGCTCTGTCGATCGCCTGAAGAGCGGTGGCAACCACTGGGCTTGGGACCCTCAGGAAAGCCAATGGTATGGAATTGTGCCAAGGAGGGGCGGCAAGCCCGAGGACATTGTTTGGCTTCGAGCCGAGAATGGTGAGATTTCCCCCCGGTTGTTCCATATACCAATACTAAGACGCTGTGCAGCCTTCCATGGTCATGTTGCCGGATGCTATGAAAATGAAGACGGCCATATCGTGTTCGACATCACGGTGTCAGATGGCaatgttttcttcttcttcccgccCGACGAAGAACAAACAAGCAATTTAGCGGCAAGAAACCGTTTGCAAAGCGTCACCCATCGCTGGGTATTTGACCCAAAGAGTGAATCAGGCTCATATGTTCAACCTGAGATCCGTTGGAACACCAATGGTGAATTCTCCCGCATAGACGACCGCTTTGTCACCAAAATGTACAATCATTTCTGGCAGGCATGCATTGATGGATCAAG AGAATACGACGCTGCCGAGTGCGGCCCTCCTGCTGGAGGTCTATTCAATTGCCTCGGTCATCTTACCTGGGATGGCCAGAAGGAGGATGTTCTTTGGGCTGGCCCACGAGCGACTTTCCAGGAGCCAACATTTATTCCGAAAAGAAACGGcggggagggtgagggtTGGATTATCGCCCTTGTGAATCGCCTCGATGTGCTTCGCAATGATATCGTGATTGTTGACGCGCTACATGTCGCAAAGGGGCCGGTTGCTGTAATCCATCTCCCCTTAAAATTGAAGCTGGGATTGCATGGGAACTTTGTGGATCACCGCGATATTTTAGCTTGGCAGCAACGGAGAGCTCCTGGAGGCGATGTTGGTCCAGTTCAACCGGCTCAGAAGCCACTGGAGTGGCAGCTTGAGTTTTTGAAGGATTAA
- a CDS encoding alpha/beta hydrolase (CAZy:CE10;~COG:V;~EggNog:ENOG410PKWF;~InterPro:IPR029058,IPR013094;~MEROPS:MER0034548;~PFAM:PF07859;~go_function: GO:0016787 - hydrolase activity [Evidence IEA]) yields MSLNVLPAPVDEATLKARLEHLDKFEAQLAGSIQWQECESAAAYRKMRREGLNGFTAPTLNPQARTADISGRDGNQIQLRIIAPQNQPSRGVWLHFHAGGFVIGSNASYDPYLTSLSDRLGLTMVSVEYRLAPENSFPAPLHDCVDAALYALSPAGEKELGAPLRILGGESAGGWLAVSTGLSLRRDHGIDVRSRLDAIVAGYGIYDLTYTPSLLEHTRNIVLGRQGMMDFCEAGFGHIPMAKRKDPLVSPLYADLKEMPAALFLAGRIEPLVDDSVFMAARWQQAGNGAELSVVDGACHAFTIIPMGEVTGEGLDIIVEFVLRNSRQ; encoded by the exons ATGTCACTAAACGTGCTACCAGCTCCTGTTGACGAGGCCACGCTCAAGGCCCGCTTGGAGCACTTGGACAAATTCGAAGCCCAGCTCGCCGGGAGCATCCAATGGCAAGAATGCgagtctgcagctgcgtACCGGAAGATGCGGCGAGAAGGATTGAATGGGTTCACAGCACCTACTTTGAACCCTCAAGCTCGCACTGCGGATATCTCCGGACGGGATGGAAATCAGATTCAATTAAGGATCATTGCGCCGCAGAACCAGCCGAGCAGAGGCGTTTGGCTGCATTTCCACGCAG GCGGCTTCGTTATTGGTAGCAATGCCTCCTACGACCCCTATTTGACCTCTTTATCCGATCGTCTCGGCTTGACCATGGTCTCTGTTGAATACCGACTAGCACCGGAGAACTCTTTCCCGGCGCCGCTGCATGATTGCGTGGACGCGGCGCTGTACGCGCTCAGCCCAGCGGGCGAGAAAGAGCTCGGTGCACCACTGAGGATTCTCGGCGGCGAGTCCGCCGGGGGCTGGCTAGCAGTGTCGACGGGACTCTCCCTGCGTCGAGACCACGGGATCGACGTGCGGTCGAGGTTGGATGCGATCGTGGCGGGATATGGCATCTATGATCTAACTTATACGCCCTCTCTGCTCGAGCACACGCGCAACATCGTGCTGGGTCGACAGGGTATGATGGACTTTTGCGAGGCCGGGTTTGGCCATATCCCCatggcgaagaggaaggatCCGCTTGTTTCTCCTCTGTATGCGGATTTGAAGGAGATGCCGGCGGCGCTATTCCTGGCGGGGAGGATTGAGCCCTTGGTTGATGATAGTGTTTTTATGGCGGCTAGGTGGCAGCAGGCTGGGAATGGGGCGGAGCTGAGTGTGGTTGATGGGGCGTGTCATGCCTTTACTATTATTCCGATGGGGGAGGTGACTGGGGAGGGTTTGGATATTATTGTTGAATTTGTGCTACGGAATTCGAGGCAATGA